The genomic stretch CGGTGCCGTCGGTGCGCGTGGGATCGGTGTTGCGTCGCGCGAGCCAGCGCATCGCGATGAAGCGTCCCACTTCCTCACAGATGCCCGCCGCCAGCGCGCCGTAGACGACGAACGCGAGCGGGTCCGACAGCCACTCGCTGGCGGCGGCGTTCTGCCTCAGCAGATAGTCGTTGAGCGCGCGCTCGACCAGCATCGCGGACAGCGCGAATACGGCGATGCCCAGGATCGCGCCGCGCCGGTTCAACCCAAACGGCGCGCGCCAACGGCGGTACAGGAAAATGGGAAGCAGCGCGACGAAGATCGTCGCGGCAGCGAGCGCGGCAAGCGTAACGGGAGAAACAGGTAGACGGGACATGGGCGTCAACAGGGCGAAAGGCTGAACTCGCCGCGCATTGTAAGCGCACGCCGCAATGCAGGTCGATCAACGTTCGCTCAACGCATCGTCGATGCCCGCTCGATCAGCACGCCCGGCAGCAGACAGTCGCGCGCGCTGGCCTGCTCGCCGTCGATGCGCTGATGCAGAAATTCGACGGCCCGATAGCCGATGTCGTAAGTCGGCTGACGTATCGTCGTGATGCCGGCAAGCTCGGCCCATTCCGGGTCGTCGATCGACAACAGCGCCACGCGCTTCTGCCAGTCCGGGCCATGCCGTTGGTTCAGATGCCGGGCGAGGGCCAGCGCAACGGGGCCATTGGCCGCGAACAGCGCGACGTGCGGCGCGCGCCCTGCCCCTTCGCGTTGTTCATGCGCCGCAATCGCCGCATCGAGTTCGGCATCGAGCCCGCTCAAGGTTTGCGCGAGTTCGTCCGCGTCGCCGAGCTCGAGCACGACGGTCCGCCCGCTCACCTGCGGATATTGTTCGAGCGCCCGATGAAACGCGGCTTCGCGCTGACGCCGCGAACTGATGTGTTCGAACGGCTGGACGACGAACCACACATGCTCGAAACCGCGCTCGACGAGATGCCGCGTCGCGAGCGTCGTCGCGCCTTCGTTGTCGAGGCCCACCATATCGGTCACGAGCCCGTCCACACTGCGGTCAACCAGCACGGCCGGAATCCCGCCGTCGCCCACGGGCCGCAGCGTTTCTTCGCTGACGCCGAGCGCGTTGACGATCACGCCTTCGACGCGATACGTGGTCAGCAGTTGCAGGAAGCGCCGCTCCATGTCGACTTCGTTCGCTGCGTGGCAGATGAGGGGCATGTAGCCGAGCGCGTGGCACGCGGCCTCGACGCCTTGCAGCACTTCGACAGAATAGGGATTGGTCAGATCGGCGACCAGCATGCCGATCAGCCGGTTGCGTCCGCGCTTGAGGCCGCGCGCCATCTGATTCGGCTGATAGTCGAGCCGCTCGATCGCCGCCTCGATGCGCGCGCGCAGTTGCGGCGACAACACGCTGAGTTCCCCGTTCAGATAGCGCGAGATGCTCGTCTTGCCCGTGCCCGCCTCGCGCGCGACGTCGCTGATCGTGGCGCGGCGCGGTGCGCCTGAACCCGGCGTACTCATGGCGAAAGGACGTCGCGGTTGACGATGTTGATCTTCAGCGTGCCGTCGAGTGCGCCGACCAGATTCTCCGCCGCGCAACGCGCCATCGCGTGGCGCGTCTCGTGCGTCGCGGAGCCGATGTGCGGCAACGCCACCACGTTGCTCATCTTCAGCAGCGGCGATGCCGGATCGAGCGGCTCCTTGTCGTATACGTCGAGGCCCGCGCCATGGATCGTACCCGCCTGCAAGGCGGCGATCAGCGCGTGCTCGTCGACGGTCTGGCCGCGCGACGCGTTGATCAGGATCGCGCTTTTCTTCATCTTGCGCAGTTCGTTCGCGCCGATCATGTGCCGCGTTTGCGGCGACAGCGGCACTTGCAGGCACACGAAATCGGATGTCGTGAGCAGTTCGTCGAGTTCGACACGGCGTGCGCCATAGCGCTGTTCCGCTTGCGCGTTCGCGCTGCGGTTCGTGTAGAGAACCTTCATGTTGAAGCCGAGCGCCGCACGGCGTGCCACCGCGCCGCCGATGCGTCCCAGACCGACGATGCCGAGCGTCTTGCCCTGCACGTCGACGCCATACAGCGCTGGCCCGATGCTCGCCTTCCACTCGCCCGCCTTCACCCAGTCCGCGAGTTCGACGACGCGCCGCGCGCTCGACAGAATCAGCGCGAACACCGTGTCCGCCGTGGATTCCGTCAGCACGTCGGGCGTATGCGCGAGCACGATGCCGCGCTTCGTCAGATCGGCGACGTCGAAGTTGTCGTAGCCGACCGAGATCGTCGAGAGCGCCTTGAGCTTCGCTGCGCCGTCGAGCATCGCCGGCGTGATCTTCACGCTCGCGCCGATCGCGCCTTCGGCGTCGTGCAGCGCGGCGACGAACGCGTCGTGCTGCGCGGCGTCCGCCTGCACGACGTCGGCATGCTGCTTAAGATACGAGAGCACGTCATCCGGCAGCGGCTTGTATGCGACGATCTTTCGCTTCATCGATTCACTTTCCTTGAGTGGCGAGTGTCGGAGTCTGCATCGGCTGCGGCTTGACGGCAAGCGTCAGGACTACGGCGGCAAGCAACGCGACGCTCATGAACGCATATGATGCAGCAGGCGAGCCCGTCGCGCCGTTCAGATAGCCGACCACATACGAGCCGACGAACGAGCCGAGCGCGCCCATGCTGTTGATCAGCGCCATCGCGCCGCCCGCGACGTTCTTCGGTAGCAGTTCCGGCACGATCGCGAAGAACGGTCCATAGGGCGCGTACATCGCGGCGCCCGCAACGACGAGCAGCGCGTACGACATCCAGAAGTGCGTCGAGCCGAGCGCGTACGAGCCCGCGAAAGCCAGCGCGCCGATCAGCAGGAACGGCCAGACGAACGCGCGCCGGTTGCTGAGTTTATCCGACGCCCACGACGCCGCGAGCATCGCGATCGTCGCAGCCAGATACGGCAGCGCCGACAGCCAGCCTGTTTCGACCATGCCGAGCGACGAGCCGTTCTTCAGGATGGACGGCAGCCACAGCACGAAGCCATACACGCCGATGCTCCAGCAGAAGTACTGCGCGCACAGCTTGACCACGGCCGACGAGCGGAACGCCTCGGCGTAGTTGCGCACCGGCTTGATGGCGGACTGCTCCGCGCGCAGCGTGTCGGCGAGCTGTTTCTTGTCCGCCTCCGACAGCCACGACACCTGCTCCGGTTTGTCTTTCACGATGAACCACCAGCACACGGCCCAGACGATCGCAGGCAAGCCTTCCGCGATGAACATGTGGCGCCAGCCAAACGAATGCACCAGATAGCCCGACACGACCGACATCCACAGCACCGTCACGGGGTTGCCGAGAATCAGGAAGGTGTTGGCACGCGAGCGCTCGCGCTTCGTGAACCAGTTGCTGATGAAGATCAGCATCGCGGGCATCACAGCCGCCTCGACGACGCCGAGCAGGAAGCGGATGACCATCAACGATGGAATGTTGCTGACGACGCCCGTCAGCGCCGCGCAGCCGCCCCACAGAACGAGGCTCCAGAACACGAGCTTCTTGACGCTCTTGCGTTCGGCGTAGATCGCGCCGGGAATCTGGAAGAAAAAGTAGCCGAGAAAGAACAGCGCGCCGATCAGCGACGACAGTCCTTTGCTGATGCCGAGATCCTGATTGATGCCGGCGGCGGCCGCGAAGCCGTAATTCGCGCGGTCGAGATAGGCGAGGCTGTAGGTGATGAAGACGATCGGCATGATCGTCCACCAACGGCGAATCGCGAGCGATGAGGGCATGGTTGTCTCCTGTATCTTGCTGAAGCGGTCGGTCGATGTGCTGTCGAGCCGCGCGTTTTGCGTCGTTGCAAGCGTGCGGCCGTGCATCTTGTTGTTCTCGTCCTGTACTGCTGAATGCTGAAATCGGGGGCCTGCTACGCGGCCAGTGCGGCATCGCTTTCGAGCGCGTCCAGTTCGGCGCGCGTCGGCAGCCCTTCGGAATCGCCGATCACCTGGATCGCGAGCGCGCCGATGCGGTTGCCGCGCACCACCGCCTGCGGCAGCGTACGCCCTTCGAGCAGCGCGCTGACCACACCGACGGCAAAGCCATCGCCCGCCCCGACGGTATCGACAACCCGTTCGACAGGCTGTGCCGCGACGACGCCGGAGTCTGCCGCCGTGCGGTAATACGCGCCTCGAGCGCCAAGCTTCACGACGACGCCCTTCGCGCCGCGATCGAGATAAAACTGCGCAATGTCGTCGGCCTTCGTGTAGCCCGTCAGAATCTCGCCCTCGCCGATGCCCGGCAGCACCCAGTCGGCGAACGTCGCCAGTTCATTCAGTGCCGTCGCCATCGCTTCGCGCGATGGCCAAAGCGTCGGGCGCAGGTTCGGATCGAACGAGATCGTCTTGCCTGCCTGCCGCATTTCGCGCGCCATATGGAACGCGAGTTCGCGCGAACTGCGCGAAATCGCGGGCGCGACGCCCGTCAGATGCAGATGGCGCGCGGCAAGCACGTAGGTGTCCACGTAATCGACCAGCGACAGATGACTCGCCGCCGAACCCTTGCGGAAATACTCGACGGCGGGATCGCTGCCGTCGTCGTTCTTCGACTTCAGCTGGAAGCCCGTCGAATAGCGTGCATCCGTCGTCACGCACGCCTGATCGATGCCTTCCTGCGCGAGCGTGTCGCGCACATACTGACCGAACGAATCGGCGCCGACGCGGCTCATCCAGCCCACCTTGAAGCCGAGCCGCGCCAGGCCGATCGCCACGTTGAGGTCGGCGCCCGCAACACGTTTCGTGAACTGGCCGACGCTCGCGAGCGGGCCCGTTTCGGCCGCGACGAACATCGCCATCGCTTCGCCGTAGGTGATGACATCGAGTGTCGGATGCATGCCTTCTCCTTCGTGATTCAGTCGACGCTTGCGGCGCTCAGGCGGACGCGAGCCATGCGACGTAGTGCGACGCGTCGGCGGCGAGGCGCGTGGCGTCGAACGGAAATTCGATGCCGCGCGGTACATGGCGCGGCAGCAGCGGCAGCACCGCCGCGAACACGGGATCGTCCGCTGCGGGCGCGACGGCGAAGCGGCGCGCGCCTTCACCCGCGACGGCCTTGCAATGGATGTATTCGACGTGGTCTGCGAGCTTGCGGGCCGCCTCGACGGGATCGACGCCGGGCCATTGCCAATTGCCGATATCGAACGTCATGCCGACAAGGTTGCGACGGCCTTCCTTCGCGAGCGCATTGAACAGCCCGTCGAATTGCGCCAGCGAACCGCCGCGCTCCACCTGTCCGTTTTCGACGACGAGCCGCGCCGCGAGGCCTTTCGTACACGTTGCGATCGCGTCGCCCCACGCGCGCCCCGCGAAACCGCCCAGCTGCAGCTTGACGAAACGCGCGCCCAGCGCCGTCGCTTCGATCAGCGCCTGACGCAGCGCGGCTTCGTCGAGCGCGCCGTCGGACGCGTACAGCTCGGCGGGCGTCGAATACACCGACCACAGGCCTTTCACCGCGATCGATTTGCCGAGCGCCGACAACGCCTCCGACGAGGCCTCCGCTTCCAGCGCAAACAACTCACGGCGCACTTCGAAACCGGCTGCGCCCCCTTGCGCCGCTGTCTTCACCCATGCGTGATGGCCGTCCTTGCGGATCGCATCGGCTCCAAACGCGCTCGCGACAATCACCACTTCCGCCATGCCAATCCCTTGCTCTGTTGCTTGAAAACATGCTTTGGAATCGGTTCCAAAGACGGATATCAAAAAAGCGCGACTGCGCTTGAAGCAAATACTGCCCATCGATCTACGGGGACGCCATAGTGGTAATCCCTTAAGCGCCGGACCCGCCGGCCACAGGGGGCGCGTCACCGTTGAGGCACAGCTCCAGAAAGCGTCCGACGAGCCGTGACGGCGCGCTGGCGTGCGGCACGAGTATGGAAAAGCGCCGGGTGAGCGGGTCGGGGCCGAGCGGCAGGCGGCACAGCGATTCGTTCTCATGGCGCATCGACATCGCCGATACGAAACCGACGCCCATTCCCGCGCGCACTGCCTCCTTCACGCCTTCCACGCCCGCGATCGCGAGCGCGACGCGCATCGGCACGCCGGCGCGCGCAAACGCGCGCTCGATCAACTGCCGCACGCCCGAGCCTGCTTCGCGCAAAACAAGTGCATGCGTGCCCAGGTCAGCGAGCGTCACGTGCTGCAAGCCAGCCGAGGCCAAGGGATGCGAGCGCGGCATGATCGCGACGATCTCGTCCTCATGCCACGGATGCACGACCGTATCGGGCGGCAGATCGCCGCCGACCTGCCCCTCCACCAGCGCAATATCGAACGACGCGAGCGCGCCAATGATATCCGCCGTATTGCCGTCGTCCGTATGCACGGTGACGTCGGGGTGAAGGCGCTGGAACTCCGCCATCAGATAGGGCAGCAGGTAGCTTGCGGGCGTCGTACTCGCGCCGATGCGCAGCGTGCCTTGCTCCATGCCGCGCAGCGCGTCGCGATACGCGTACGCCTGGCGAAACGTATCGCGCAGGCGCGACGCATAGCTGGCGAGTTGCTCACCGGCAGGCGTGAGCCGCACGCCGCGGCCGTCGCGCAGGTAAAGCGATTCGCCGAATTCATCCTGCAATTGACGAAGCTGGCCGGACACGGCGGGCTGCGACAGATGCAGCGCCAGTGCGGCGCGGCTGATGTTGCGATGCTCCGCGACGGCGGCGAACGTTATAAGCTGATCCGGGGTCATGGGGATAACATATCAGATTTTCCGATATATGACATTCTAAATCACGATTTTTCATATCCATATATCTAATTTAGGATTAGGCCATCGAGTCAAGCAGCCTTCAGCAAGAGGTTGAGCCCATGTCCACCACCATGCATACCCATGCCGTTCCCGCCGCGCCGTCGTCGACGCGCGGCCAGATCAACGGCATTCTGTTCGTCGCGCTGTTCGCCGCGGCCGTCACCCGCATCGCCGCCATTCCGGCGATTGCCAACCTCGGTATCAGCCCGCTGATCGTCGGCATCGTCGGCGGCATGATCTACGGCAATGCGCTGAAAGACGGCATGCCCGATAGCTGGGCGGCCGGCGTCAATTTCTCGGCGCGCAAACTGCTGCGCATCGCCGTCGCCTTCTTCGGGCTGCGCGTGAGCTTGCAGGAAATCGCGCAAGTCGGCTTGCCGGGTCTCGCCGAATCGCTGCTGATCGTGGTCAGCACGCTCGTCATCGGCACCTGGGCGGGCATGAAGCTGATGAAGCTGGACCGCGATAGCGCGCTGCTCACGGCAGCAGGCAGCGCGATCTGTGGCGCGGCCGCCGTGCTCGCGTTCGAATCGACGCTGCAATCGAAGCCTCACAAGAGCGCGATGGCCGTCGGCAGCGTGGTGCTGTTCGGCACGCTGTCGATGTTCCTTTATCCCGCGCTGCTGCGCGCCGGTCTCATCCATCTCGATACGACGGGCGTCGGCCTGTTCTTCGGGGGTACGATTCACGAAGTCGCGCAGGTGGTCGGCGCGGCGAGCAACGTGAGCCCGGAAGCGACGCATATCGCCACCATCGTCAAGATGACCCGCGTGATGCTGCTCGTGCCCGTGCTGCTGATCGTCGGCCTGTGGGTGAGCCGCTCGGCGCGCAATGCGGCGGCGAAGGCGGGACACGATGCAGCGCATGCACCGCGCAAGCTCGCCGTACCCTGGTTCGCACTCGGCTTCCTCGCCTGTGTCGCGGTGAACTCGCTGCACATCCTGCCCGAAGCTGCCACGAGCACCATGAACATGCTCGACACGTTCGCGCTGACGATGGCCATGACGGCGCTCGGCATCGAAACGCGGCTGTCGCAGATCCGCGATGCCGGTCCGCGTGCGCTGACGACGGGTCTGATTCTCTACGTATGGCTGTTCGCGGGCGGTCTCGGCATCACATGGCTCGTCCAGCACCTGTTCGGCTAAGCCGCCACCTCACTCAGACAAGCCCCGCCGCGTGCGGGGCTTTTGTGCTTTCTGCCTATACCTTCGGGAACACGCCAACGTCATTCGTCGCGCGGCATACTTCTAGCTCGCTTCCGTGTGCAAAGGCGGCGCACCCCACGCCGCCGACAACCGAATGAGGACCGACCGATGACTTACCGACTCTACTACTGGGATGGCTTGCAGGGCCGCGGCGAATTCGTGCGGCTCGCACTGGAAGAAGCACGCGCGGACTATGTCGAAGTAGCGCGCGGCGACGAGCAGGACGGGCTCGGCACAGGCGCGATGATCGACGTGTTGAACGACACATCAGAGGCGTATCTGCCGTACGCGCCGCCGTTCCTGCAGGACGGCGACCTGATCCTTTCGCAGACGGCCAACATCCTGTTCTATCTCGGGCCGAAGCTGAATCTCGCACCGACAATCGAGAGCCTGCGCTACGTCGCGAACGGCCTGCAGCTGACCATCGCCGACATGGTCACGGAAGCACACGACACGCATCATCCCCTCGCGTCGGGCATGTACTACGAGGAACAGAAAGAGGCCGCGAAAATCCGCGCGGCGGATTTCATCGACCATCGGATTCCGAAGTTCATGGGCTATTTCGAGCGCGTGCTGAAGCAGAACCCGGCGGGCGACACATACATGGTCGGAGATTCGCTGACGTACGTGGACCTGTCGATGTTCCAGCTGATCGACGCGCTGCACTACGCGTTTCCGCGTGCCATGAAGCATTTCGGCGAGCGTCATCCGCGCCTCGCCGCGCTGCACGATGCGGTGCTCAAGCGCCCGAACATCGCCGCGTACCTGGACTCCGACCGGCGCCTGCCCTACAACGAAACCTGCGTCTTCCGGCACTACCCCGAACTCGACAAGGACGTGCGCTGATATGAGCTGACATCGCACCGCCCTCGCCGCGGCGCGCACCCGAAGGGACGCGCCGCCTTTCAAACCGCCGCCGCGCGAGGCCGATACCATGCAGGCCGCACGTGTCCAATCAACCACCCTAAACGCCCGCTCCCGCCGTGCTTTCATTTCTGCTGAGACTGCGCACCCGCGCCGCCCATCTCTTCCGCCTGTCCGATGCGCACACGATGCTGGTTTGGTCGGTGATCGTCGGGATCGCGGGCGCCTTCGCGACCATTGCCTTTCGCGAAGGCATCTCGCTGCTGCAGCGCGTATTCACCGGGCAGGACGGCAGTCTCGTTGAAATGGCGCGGCGACTGCCGCTCGCGATGCGCATCGGTTTGCCCGCATTCGGCGGCCTGATCGCGGGCATGCTGCTGCTCCTCGCGCAACGCGGCGTCGACAGGAAGCTGCACACGGATTACATGGAAGCCGTCGTGATCGGCGATGGCGTCGTGCCAGTGCGCGTCAGTCTGTGGCGCAGCGCGTCGTCGCTGTTCACCATTTCGAGCGGCGGTTCGATCGGCCGCGAAGGTCCGATGGTGCAACTCGCGGCGCTCGGCGCGTCGCTGATCGGACGCGTCGTGCATTTCGATCCGCCGCGTCTCAGGCTGCTTGTCGCGTGCGGCGCGGCGGCGGGCATCACGTCCGCATACAGCGCGCCCATCGCGGGCGCTTTTTTCGTCACCGAAATCGTGCTTGGTTCGATCGCAATGGAAAGCTTCGGGCCCGTCGTGGTGTCCTCGGTGGTGTCGAACATCGTGATGCGCGAATTCGCCGGGTACAAGCCGCCGTACGAGATGCCCGTGTTTCCGCCCGTCGCCGGACTCGAAGTGCTGCTCTTTGTCGCGCTCGGCCTGCTGTGCGGCGCGGCGGCGCCGCAGTTTCTGCGGCTCATCGACGCCAGCAAGTCGGCATTCGGCCGTCTGCCCGTGCCCTTGCCTTTTCGGCTCGCGCTCGGCGGACTGGTCGTCGGCATTCTGTCCGTCTGGACACCCGAGGTGTGGGGCAACGGCTATAGCGTCGTCAACTCGATCCTGCATTCGCCGTGGACATGGACGGCACTGCTTGTCGTGCTCGCTTTCAAGCTGATCGCGACGGCGGCCACCGTGGGTTCGGGCGCAGTCGGCGGTGTGTTCACGCCGACGCTCTTCGTCGGCGCCGTGATCGGCTCGCTGTTCGGCCTCGGCATGAATGGGCTGTGGCCGCATGCGACGTCCGCGCCGTTCGCCTACGCGATGGTCGGCATGGGCGCGTTTCTCGCGGGCGCGACGCAGGCGCCGCTGATGGCGATCCTGATGATCTTCGAAATGACGCTGAGCTATCAGGTGGTGCTGCCGCTCATGCTGTCGTGCGTGGTCGCCTACTTCGCAGCGCGTGCGATCGGCAAGACCTCCATGTACGACATCACGCTGCACCGCAATCGCGAGGAACAGGAACGCATGCGGCTGCGCGCGACGCAGATGCGCGAACTGATCCGCCCGCCGCAAACCGTCGTGCAGCCGAACGCGACCGTGCACGACATGACGCGCGTGTTCCTCGAATACCCCGTCAAATATCTGTACGTGACGGATGAGAGCGATGCGTTTCTCGGCGTGGTTGCGCTGAAGGACATCACGTCCGATCTGCTCGACAGACGCGACACCTCGACCAAGACGGCCGCCGATTATCTGCAGCCGCATTTCGACGTGCTGACGCCGGACATGCCGCTCGGCGTCGCGCTTCAGCATTTCATGGCATTCCAGGGCGAACGGCTACCCGTCGTCGAAAGCAGGGCGCGGCCGACGCTCGCGGGCGTCGTCTACAAAACCTCGTTGCTCGACGCATACTTCCGGATGAACCCGGCGCGGTAGTCCGCCAACCTCGGTGCGTTGCCGTTCGCGCGCCTGGCAAAGCGCGGCAAGTTCCCTACAATGAATTGACCCGGCGCCGGGCACGGCCCCGGGCACGAAAGAAGCTGCAAGCCGCATCCCGCGACATACGGCGCTGAGCAACGCCGGCGGCGATGCCACGTACGTACGAACGGGAGCGAAGATGAGCAAACCGTCCATCGATGCCGTCCGCCGCGACCATGCGGGCTGGATCTTCGTGCACATCCAGGGTGAGCCATACGACCGCGGCGAACAGCACGGCCAGTTGCTCGCCGCCGAGATCCAGAACGCGATCCGCACCGCCCGCTATCTG from Paraburkholderia phymatum STM815 encodes the following:
- a CDS encoding YeiH family protein — its product is MSTTMHTHAVPAAPSSTRGQINGILFVALFAAAVTRIAAIPAIANLGISPLIVGIVGGMIYGNALKDGMPDSWAAGVNFSARKLLRIAVAFFGLRVSLQEIAQVGLPGLAESLLIVVSTLVIGTWAGMKLMKLDRDSALLTAAGSAICGAAAVLAFESTLQSKPHKSAMAVGSVVLFGTLSMFLYPALLRAGLIHLDTTGVGLFFGGTIHEVAQVVGAASNVSPEATHIATIVKMTRVMLLVPVLLIVGLWVSRSARNAAAKAGHDAAHAPRKLAVPWFALGFLACVAVNSLHILPEAATSTMNMLDTFALTMAMTALGIETRLSQIRDAGPRALTTGLILYVWLFAGGLGITWLVQHLFG
- a CDS encoding LysR family transcriptional regulator, encoding MTPDQLITFAAVAEHRNISRAALALHLSQPAVSGQLRQLQDEFGESLYLRDGRGVRLTPAGEQLASYASRLRDTFRQAYAYRDALRGMEQGTLRIGASTTPASYLLPYLMAEFQRLHPDVTVHTDDGNTADIIGALASFDIALVEGQVGGDLPPDTVVHPWHEDEIVAIMPRSHPLASAGLQHVTLADLGTHALVLREAGSGVRQLIERAFARAGVPMRVALAIAGVEGVKEAVRAGMGVGFVSAMSMRHENESLCRLPLGPDPLTRRFSILVPHASAPSRLVGRFLELCLNGDAPPVAGGSGA
- a CDS encoding sugar kinase, yielding MHPTLDVITYGEAMAMFVAAETGPLASVGQFTKRVAGADLNVAIGLARLGFKVGWMSRVGADSFGQYVRDTLAQEGIDQACVTTDARYSTGFQLKSKNDDGSDPAVEYFRKGSAASHLSLVDYVDTYVLAARHLHLTGVAPAISRSSRELAFHMAREMRQAGKTISFDPNLRPTLWPSREAMATALNELATFADWVLPGIGEGEILTGYTKADDIAQFYLDRGAKGVVVKLGARGAYYRTAADSGVVAAQPVERVVDTVGAGDGFAVGVVSALLEGRTLPQAVVRGNRIGALAIQVIGDSEGLPTRAELDALESDAALAA
- a CDS encoding LacI family DNA-binding transcriptional regulator, with the protein product MSTPGSGAPRRATISDVAREAGTGKTSISRYLNGELSVLSPQLRARIEAAIERLDYQPNQMARGLKRGRNRLIGMLVADLTNPYSVEVLQGVEAACHALGYMPLICHAANEVDMERRFLQLLTTYRVEGVIVNALGVSEETLRPVGDGGIPAVLVDRSVDGLVTDMVGLDNEGATTLATRHLVERGFEHVWFVVQPFEHISSRRQREAAFHRALEQYPQVSGRTVVLELGDADELAQTLSGLDAELDAAIAAHEQREGAGRAPHVALFAANGPVALALARHLNQRHGPDWQKRVALLSIDDPEWAELAGITTIRQPTYDIGYRAVEFLHQRIDGEQASARDCLLPGVLIERASTMR
- a CDS encoding 2-hydroxyacid dehydrogenase, with the translated sequence MKRKIVAYKPLPDDVLSYLKQHADVVQADAAQHDAFVAALHDAEGAIGASVKITPAMLDGAAKLKALSTISVGYDNFDVADLTKRGIVLAHTPDVLTESTADTVFALILSSARRVVELADWVKAGEWKASIGPALYGVDVQGKTLGIVGLGRIGGAVARRAALGFNMKVLYTNRSANAQAEQRYGARRVELDELLTTSDFVCLQVPLSPQTRHMIGANELRKMKKSAILINASRGQTVDEHALIAALQAGTIHGAGLDVYDKEPLDPASPLLKMSNVVALPHIGSATHETRHAMARCAAENLVGALDGTLKINIVNRDVLSP
- a CDS encoding ClcB-like voltage-gated chloride channel protein produces the protein MLSFLLRLRTRAAHLFRLSDAHTMLVWSVIVGIAGAFATIAFREGISLLQRVFTGQDGSLVEMARRLPLAMRIGLPAFGGLIAGMLLLLAQRGVDRKLHTDYMEAVVIGDGVVPVRVSLWRSASSLFTISSGGSIGREGPMVQLAALGASLIGRVVHFDPPRLRLLVACGAAAGITSAYSAPIAGAFFVTEIVLGSIAMESFGPVVVSSVVSNIVMREFAGYKPPYEMPVFPPVAGLEVLLFVALGLLCGAAAPQFLRLIDASKSAFGRLPVPLPFRLALGGLVVGILSVWTPEVWGNGYSVVNSILHSPWTWTALLVVLAFKLIATAATVGSGAVGGVFTPTLFVGAVIGSLFGLGMNGLWPHATSAPFAYAMVGMGAFLAGATQAPLMAILMIFEMTLSYQVVLPLMLSCVVAYFAARAIGKTSMYDITLHRNREEQERMRLRATQMRELIRPPQTVVQPNATVHDMTRVFLEYPVKYLYVTDESDAFLGVVALKDITSDLLDRRDTSTKTAADYLQPHFDVLTPDMPLGVALQHFMAFQGERLPVVESRARPTLAGVVYKTSLLDAYFRMNPAR
- a CDS encoding glutathione S-transferase; protein product: MTYRLYYWDGLQGRGEFVRLALEEARADYVEVARGDEQDGLGTGAMIDVLNDTSEAYLPYAPPFLQDGDLILSQTANILFYLGPKLNLAPTIESLRYVANGLQLTIADMVTEAHDTHHPLASGMYYEEQKEAAKIRAADFIDHRIPKFMGYFERVLKQNPAGDTYMVGDSLTYVDLSMFQLIDALHYAFPRAMKHFGERHPRLAALHDAVLKRPNIAAYLDSDRRLPYNETCVFRHYPELDKDVR
- a CDS encoding sugar phosphate isomerase/epimerase family protein, with translation MAEVVIVASAFGADAIRKDGHHAWVKTAAQGGAAGFEVRRELFALEAEASSEALSALGKSIAVKGLWSVYSTPAELYASDGALDEAALRQALIEATALGARFVKLQLGGFAGRAWGDAIATCTKGLAARLVVENGQVERGGSLAQFDGLFNALAKEGRRNLVGMTFDIGNWQWPGVDPVEAARKLADHVEYIHCKAVAGEGARRFAVAPAADDPVFAAVLPLLPRHVPRGIEFPFDATRLAADASHYVAWLASA
- a CDS encoding MFS transporter, with the protein product MPSSLAIRRWWTIMPIVFITYSLAYLDRANYGFAAAAGINQDLGISKGLSSLIGALFFLGYFFFQIPGAIYAERKSVKKLVFWSLVLWGGCAALTGVVSNIPSLMVIRFLLGVVEAAVMPAMLIFISNWFTKRERSRANTFLILGNPVTVLWMSVVSGYLVHSFGWRHMFIAEGLPAIVWAVCWWFIVKDKPEQVSWLSEADKKQLADTLRAEQSAIKPVRNYAEAFRSSAVVKLCAQYFCWSIGVYGFVLWLPSILKNGSSLGMVETGWLSALPYLAATIAMLAASWASDKLSNRRAFVWPFLLIGALAFAGSYALGSTHFWMSYALLVVAGAAMYAPYGPFFAIVPELLPKNVAGGAMALINSMGALGSFVGSYVVGYLNGATGSPAASYAFMSVALLAAVVLTLAVKPQPMQTPTLATQGK